The Triticum aestivum cultivar Chinese Spring chromosome 3A, IWGSC CS RefSeq v2.1, whole genome shotgun sequence genome includes a region encoding these proteins:
- the LOC123056792 gene encoding receptor-like protein 6 has translation MTPTKQHHLHALLLLLICSYSIDAAAKHNAAVPCHPDQASSLLQLKQSFIDVDASLASWRAGSDCCHWEGVACDVSSGRVVSLDLGGYNLVSRRLDPAIFNLTSLRNLSLAYNDFGAANLPSYGFEHLTNIIHLNFSLTNFFGQIPIGIARLKNLVTLDFSDNYGLYMQEPNFQTFMANLSYLRELRLDGVDISTSGSNWSIVLADSVPQLQILSLFLCGMSGPIHHSFSRLRSLTIIDLGNNWGLTGKVPDFFAEFSSLRILDISGCSFRGQIPTKIILMKSLRVLDLSRSPNISVCLPDFPLGNDLETLNLAGTTVSCDIQPSLTNLKS, from the coding sequence ATGACTCCAACTAAGCAACACCACCTCCATGCTCTCCTGCTCCTCCTCATATGCTCCTACTCCATAGATGCTGCAGCCAAGCATAATGCCGCCGTCCCTTGCCACCCAGATCAAGCTTCTTCCCTGCTCCAGTTGAAACAGTCCTTCATCGACGTCGATGCAAGCTTGGCTTCATGGCGAGCTGGAAGTGACTGCTGTCACTGGGAGGGCGTCGCCTGTGATGTGTCCTCGGGGAGAGTCGTTTCCCTAGACCTTGGTGGGTATAACTTGGTGAGCCGTCGTCTTGACCCAGCAATCTTCAACCTCACATCTCTGCGGAACCTCAGCCTTGCGTACAATGACTTCGGCGCCGCCAACCTCCCATCTTATGGGTTCGAGCACTTGACAAATATCATCCATCTCAACTTCTCCCTTACCAATTTTTTTGGCCAGATTCCCATTGGAATTGCTCGGCTCAAGAACCTTGTCACTCTTGATTTTTCTGATAATTATGGCTTATATATGCAAGAGCCAAACTTCCAGACCTTCATGGCAAATCTAAGCTATCTGAGAGAACTCCGCCTTGATGGAGTGGACATCTCCACCAGCGGATCAAATTGGTCCATTGTTCTGGCGGACTCTGTTCCTCAGCTGCAAATTCTTAGCTTGTTTCTGTGCGGTATGTCTGGCCCTATCCATCATTCTTTCTCGAGGCTTCGTTCCCTAACGATTATCGATCTCGGAAACAATTGGGGGCTCACTGGCAAAGTTCCTGACTTCTTTGCTGAATTTTCTtccttgagaattcttgatatatcAGGATGTTCTTTTAGAGGGCAGATTCCAACAAAAATTATCCTGATGAAAAGTTTGAGGGTGCTAGATTTGTCAAGGAGCCCTAATATTTCGGTCTGCTTACCAGATTTCCCTCTTGGTAATGACCTGGAGACATTAAATCTAGCAGGGACCACCGTGTCTTGTGATATACAGCCATCTCTTACAAATCTCAAGTCTTAG
- the LOC123057923 gene encoding receptor like protein 27-like: MLSSNQLSGALEEIPAPWSSSLSSIWLDHNDLTGAIPKSFFHLNHLKDLYLGSNRLAGTITLSSFWRLKSLSSLSLSYNMLSIVDEEDDTILTSLPNVNYLELASCNLTKIPRALRYLGGVISLDLSNNQINGVIPSWVWESWKDQLKFLNLSHNMFTSLEKSPSLLHMPYLSILDLSFNRIQGNIPIPVTLYFSPIFVTYNEVLLDYSNNNFSSILDKFGKYVQNVTYLKLSKNKLTGHVSSSICSASKLTILDLSYNNFSGSIPSCLIGSGNLKILKLRENQFEGMLPEDIREGCTFKTIDLNGNQIEGNLPRSLLNCQDLELFDVGNNQIVGSFPSWLGALPQLRVLVLRSNQLNGTIWDIKADRTINKYFSTLQILDLASNNFSGNVPKGWFNELNAMMENVNDEGQVVGQQTNLPNGFYQDTVTVTFKDLKLIFTKILTTFKVIDFSHNSFDGSIPESIGRLASLHGLNMSYNNFTGQIPSQFSNLSQLESLDLSRNHITGEIPHELTSLTSLGCLDLSYNNLSGRIPQGNQFSTFSDNSFEGNADLCGVPLSKECESQNSVSPSEVAPPEYESLWQDKLGVILLFAFVGLGFGVGFALAFLLRMYCGMEGWVSKQS, encoded by the coding sequence ATGTTAAGTTCAAATCAACTTTCTGGTGCTCTGGAAGAAATTCCTGCCCCGTGGTCTTCAAGCTTATCTTCTATTTGGTTAGACCACAATGATCTCACGGGTGCAATACCCAAATCATTCTTTCATCTTAATCATCTCAAAGATCTCTACCTTGGCTCAAATAGATTAGCAGGCACAATTACACTTAGCTCTTTTTGGAGGTTGAAGAGCCTTAGTTCACTAAGTTTGTCCTATAACATGCTATCAATTGTGGACGAAGAAGATGACACTATATTAACCTCTCTCCCTAACGTCAACTACCTAGAACTTGCATCTTGCAACCTCACCAAAATTCCTCGAGCACTGAGATATCTAGGTGGAGTTATAAGCCTCGACCTTTCTAATAATCAAATTAATGGGGTTATACCAAGTTGGGTATGGGAGAGTTGGAAGGACCAGCTTAAATTTTTGAACCTCTCCCATAACATGTTTACTAGTTTGGAGAAATCTCCTTCTCTTCTTCATATGCCATATTTATCCATCCTCGATCTTAGTTTTAATAGAATTCAAGGAAACATACCAATACCAGTAACATTATACTTCTCACCAATATTCGTCACATACAATGAAGTTTTGTTGGACTACTCAAACAACAACTTCTCTTCCATTCTAGACAAATTTGGAAAGTATGTTCAAAACGTCACCTATCTCAAATTGTCCAAGAATAAATTAACTGGTCATGTATCATCATCCATTTGTAGTGCTAGCAAACTAACTATCCTAGACTTATCTTACAACAATTTTAGTGGTTCGATCCCATCATGTCTAATAGGAAGTGGAAATTTGAAAATATTGAAACTAAGAGAAAATCAATTCGAAGGAATGCTACCTGAAGATATTAGAGAAGGATGTACGTTTAAAACAATAGATTTGAATGGAAACCAAATTGAAGGTAATTTACCAAGATCACTATTAAATTGTCAGGACCTAGAGCTTTTTGATGTTGGCAATAATCAGATTGTCGGTTCTTTTCCATCTTGGTTGGGTGCTCTTCCACAGCTTCGAGTTCTTGTATTAAGATCCAACCAACTCAATGGTACAATATGGGATATTAAAGCTGACCGTACAATCAATAAATACTTCTCAACTTTGCAAATACTTGATTTGGCCTCCAACAACTTCTCTGGAAACGTACCAAAAGGATGGTTTAATGAACTGAATGCAATGATGGAAAATGTCAATGATGAGGGACAGGTTGTAGGGCAGCAAACAAACCTGCCAAATGGATTCTATCAAGATACTGTCACTGTGACATTCAAAGATCTCAAGCTTATTTTCACCAAGATATTGACCACTTTCAAAGTGATTGATTTTTCACATAACTCGTTTGATGGTTCTATTCCGGAGTCAATTGGGAGGCTTGCTTCACTGCATGGACTCAACATGTCATACAATAACTTCACGGGGCAAATCCCATCTCAGTTCAGCAACTTGTCTCAGCTGGAGTcattggatctatctcggaaccaTATCACAGGGGAAATACCACATGAGTTAACCTCACTTACCTCCCTTGGATGTCTGGATCTTTCATACAACAACTTGTCTGGAAGAATCCCGCAAGGCAACCAGTTCTCAACATTTTCTGACAATTCATTTGAAGGCAATGCAGACCTCTGTGGAGTTCCACTCTCCAAAGAATGTGAAAGTCAAAACTCAGTTTCTCCAAGTGAAGTGGCTCCTCCAGAATATGAAAGCTTGTGGCAGGACAAACTCGGTGTTATCCTTTTGTTTGCTTTTGTTGGCTTGGGATTTGGAGTCGGCTTTGCATTGGCATTCTTGTTGCGGATGTATTGTGGTATGGAAGGATGGGTCAGCAAGCAATCATGA